The DNA window GTGGGTCAGGGCGTGGAAGGTTGGCACTGGGGCCCGGTCGGAACTACAGGCTGGGATTTACTGCAATGGCGCCTGCCCCGGGCCCTTGCGGCAGCTGCAGCCGGACTGCTGCTGGCGGTGGCCGGCGTTCTGATGCAGCGGGTGACAGGCAACGCCATGGCCAGCCCGGAAGTGCTCGGCATCAGTGGCGGTACGGCGATGGGCTTTATCGCGGCGATTTATCTGCTGCCAGGGGCGAGCCAGCTGCTCATGGTTGCTATCGGTGCATTGGGCGCTCTGGCCAGCCTGGGCGTACTGATCGGGCTTAACCGGCGCAGCGGCTTTGTTCCCGAGCGGGTTTTACTGACAGGTATCGCCATTACGGCCCTGTTTGAAGCCGTGCGTACCTTTGTGCTGGCTGGTGGCGATCCCCGCGGCAAGCAGGTGATCGCCTGGATGTCGGGCTCGACCTACTATGTCGAACTGGGCTCGGCGCTGGGCGTACTGCTTGCCGCGCTGGTGCTGGTAGCCCTGGCGCGGCCGTTTTCCCGCTGGCTGGATCTGCTACCCCTCGGTGCCCCTACAGCCCGGGCGCTGGGCGTTGACGTCACGAAAAGCCGGCTTGCGCTGCTGGGGCTTGCTGCCGTGATGACCGCCGCGGCCACCCTGGTCATCGGGCCCTTGAGCTTCGTTGGCCTGCTGGCGCCGCATCTGGCGCGAATGCTGGGATTTCACTCTGCTCGATTGCATCTGTGGGGTGCAGCCTTATGCGGCGCGATACTGATGGTGCTGGCGGACTGGATCGGCCGGCAGGTCCTGTTTCCACAGGAGATTCCGGCCGGCCTGGTAGCGTCGCTGGTGGGGGGCGCGTACTTTATGTGGGGACTGCGGCGCTTATAGGCGGACGCTTACCACAGGTAGCTGACACTCCCGAGCACGGTTCTTTCGTCACCGTAGTAGCACCAGGTGCTATCGCAGCTGGCGACATACTCACGGTCTGCGGCATTCTGGACGTTAAGCTGGGCTTGCCAGTTGCGGGTAAGCTGATAACGCGCCATCAGGTCGACAAGCGTGTGGGAAGGCACATCGTATTCGCCGTCATTACCACCAACGCTTTCACCAACATAGCGCACGCCACCGCCCAACATCACCCCGTCGAACATTCCGCCCAGACTGTAGTCTGCCCAGGCCGACGCCGCATGACGGGGTATGAGAGCGGCCCGGCTATCGCCGCTCTGGCCATCCTTCGTTACCCGGCTATCGAGGTACGTGTAGGCGGCAGTCAGCTGCAGCTGAGGCGTGACGTAGACGATGCCTTCAAGCTCGAAACCTTGCGAATCCCGCTCCGCCTGTTGCGTTTGGGTGGCCCCTTCCGTCACCAGAGGGTTGGATTCGGTCAGATCGAATACAGCGGCTGATACATAGCCGTCCAGACCTGGCGGCGTATACTTGGCGCCGAGCTCCCACTGCTCCCCCCGAACCGGGTCATAGAGAGCCCCGTCGCCATCGGTTCGCCCCATCGGGTCAAAAGATTCCGTGTAGCTCAGGTAGGGCGAAATGCCGTTATCGGCGAGGTACATCAGTCCGCCTGAGAACGAGAACTCTTCGTCGTCGGAGCGCTCAGTCGTACCCAGTGCCTGGCTGACATTGTCAGTTTCAGCGCTGTCATACCTTACGCCCGCAAGGGCGATCCAGCGGCCGTCGAAGCGGAACTGGTCCTGGATATAGAAACCGGTTTGCTGTTTGTCTATGTCACGTCCGGTCAGAAGCGACTCGGGCGGACGGGTGAAATTGCCGTAGACCGGATCGAACATATCTATCGGCTCGAAATACTCGATCGCGTTACCCAAGTATAGATCGAGCTCTTTGCCCTCAAGTTTCTGGTTCTGATAATCGAGGCCGACCAGCAACGTATTCTCAAATCTCTCGCCGAACCATTTGCCTACCAACTGGTTGTCAACGGTCCAACTTTCTATGGAACCGTCCCGGTACACCAGGCCGCGCGGGGTGACGCGGCCGCTCGCTATTGCAGGGAAGGCAAAGGCGTAGGTACTTCTGAGCTCCAGGTCCAGGTGGCTGTAGCGGAGGTTCTGGTTGACTGTCCAGGTATCGTTGAGTCGGTGCTCAAGCTCGTAACCGAGCGCGCTCTGGGTGCGCTCGTCCTTATCGTAGCTCGGCTCGCTCAGGTTGGTGCTGCGATCCACTTTGCCGAATGGTGTCTCGTCCAGG is part of the Hydrocarboniclastica marina genome and encodes:
- a CDS encoding TonB-dependent siderophore receptor; translation: MRSVDAPLQALQFSRSSGRLFAQLAAGLASLALVTPALAQTQADDGTVQMSPMIVTGTALKVETPLAETPRPASVVQREELEERNVQSLDETFRYRAGVLSGHYGADNNTDWFKVRGFDQSTYQDGLRIYREGYYQWLPEPFGLEQVELLKGPASILYGEAPPGGVINAISKRPTDEAQGRIEVQAGNRDHRQLGVDTSGPVTAEGDVRYRLIGLYKERDGMLDHTDNERYYLAPSLEVDLTDATTLTILASLQKDDGVPVNPFKYAYGTLDETPFGKVDRSTNLSEPSYDKDERTQSALGYELEHRLNDTWTVNQNLRYSHLDLELRSTYAFAFPAIASGRVTPRGLVYRDGSIESWTVDNQLVGKWFGERFENTLLVGLDYQNQKLEGKELDLYLGNAIEYFEPIDMFDPVYGNFTRPPESLLTGRDIDKQQTGFYIQDQFRFDGRWIALAGVRYDSAETDNVSQALGTTERSDDEEFSFSGGLMYLADNGISPYLSYTESFDPMGRTDGDGALYDPVRGEQWELGAKYTPPGLDGYVSAAVFDLTESNPLVTEGATQTQQAERDSQGFELEGIVYVTPQLQLTAAYTYLDSRVTKDGQSGDSRAALIPRHAASAWADYSLGGMFDGVMLGGGVRYVGESVGGNDGEYDVPSHTLVDLMARYQLTRNWQAQLNVQNAADREYVASCDSTWCYYGDERTVLGSVSYLW